The nucleotide sequence TGCTCTCCATCAGTGATTTATATGATGCGGCCAATAACGAAGTTGATGACGCCGCTTTTCGGCGCTTTGTAAATCGGGCAGTGACCACCTACCCCGGCATTCAAGCGCTGGAGTGGGCGCCACAAGTCACCCAACCAGAGCGAGCGAATTACGAGCAGCAGCTCAGTCAGTTAACCGACGGCGATCGCACCTTCATTACCGAACGCGATGAGCAAACGGGACAACTCATTCCCGCTGAGCAGCGCGATCGCTACGTGCCCGTCACCTTTCTCGAACCCATTCCCAGTAACGAACCAGCGCTCGGCTATGACCTCGCCTCCGATGAGACGCGCCGCATTGCGTTAGAGCAAGCGCGGGATACGGGCGCGATCGCCGCTACCGGGCGCATTCAGCTCGTGCAAGAAACCAATGAAAACCAGTACGGCTTTTTGGTCTTTGCCCCCATCTACGAAGCCCCAACCGTCAGCCTGGCCGACCGCCAGAGCAAGATTTTAGGGTACGTGCTCGGCGTGTTTCGGGTCGCCGATGTGGTGGAAGAATCCTTGCGCGACCTGGATTACGATATCGATTTTTACATTCTGGACCAAACGGCACAGCCCAGCGAGCAGCTGTTGGGGGTTTATCAGACTGCTTCGCGCAGCGTCAGTGCCGAGCCGCAGAAGATCACCATTCTCGAAACCAATAGTGCCCTCTGCGCAGTGCCCGCAGATTGCATTCAAACCATTCAGCTGGGCCAGCGCGAATGGCAGATCGTGTTTGTGCCCAGCAGTATGCAGACTTTTCTCTGGGGCACTGTGGCAACTTTGGTGATTGGGCTATTGCTGACAGCAACGGTGCTGATTTATGTGGCGCGCTGGCAAAGCGAACTGCAACGCACTCGCGAATTGAGCGACCTGAAGCTGCGGCTATTTTCCATGGCCTCTCATGAACTGCGCACGCCACTCAGCATCATTTCCGTGTCGGCCCAGTCCCTAGCGGCCAACCTCAACGAGCTATCGCCCGAAAAACGTGCCAGTAGCCTCGATCGCATTCAAGTGGCCGCCCAACGCATGGGCAAACTCGTCAACGATATGCTGACTCTGACGCGGGCCGAGGCGGGCAAGCTGGAATTCAACCCCGAAATCATTGCGCTGGAACCGTTTTGCCAGCAGCTGTACGAACAAATTCATCTCAAAGCGGGACAAACGCTGCTGCGAGCAGGCAATGCCACACACAGCCAAATTTTTGCCGACAAGAGTTTGCTCAGCTCCATCCTGCTAAATTTGCTCTCCAACGCCGCCAAATATTCCCCAGAGCACAGCTCGATTCGCCTGATGATTCACCAGGAAAAAACGGCTGTGTGCTTTCAAGTGGTGGATCAAGGCATCGGCATTTTGCCAGAAGAGCGATCGGCGATTCTGGATGCCTTTTATCGGGGCGAAAATGTCGGAGCGGTTTCCGGCACGGGCTTAGGGCTGGCGGTGGTCAAAACCTGCGTCGATATTCATCAAGGCACGTTGGCGATCGCCAGTAACGCTGATGGGGGAACCACTGTGACAGTGTGGCTACCGCAGGTGGAGTGAGTGAGGGCAGGGGAGCATCAGGGCAGGGGGGCGGTTGGGGCAAGGGGGCTTTGGGGGCAAGGGGGCTTTGGGGGCAAGGGGGACTAGATGACATGTCGAACGTTAATCTGCTGATTTATCATCGCTCCCCCGCTCCTCATCTCCCCCGCTCCCCTGCCCCAATCGCTCCTCCGCTCCTCTCCGTGCTAAACCTCCATCAACCGATATCCCAACCCATGCACGGTTTCCACAAAGTTCCGGGGGGCACCTGCCTTGTGCAATTTCTTCCTCAGGGATTTGAGATGCGCCTTGACCGTTTCTTCGCCAGGGGGGTCGTCCATCGGCCAGATTGATTCCAACATGAAGTAGCGACTGAGGACTCGACGACCATGCCGCATCAGTAAATTGAGGATGGCAAACTCTTTGGGTGTCAGCCGCAGCGGCGTATCCCCATAGGTAACTTCATAGGTGTTGGGGTTGAGTCGGAGCGCTCCCCAGGTCAGGGTCGTGGTGGCACTGGTCTGGCCGCGTCGTAACAGCGCCCGAATTTGAGCGGTGAGCTCTGCCAGGTCAAAGGGCTTGACCATGTA is from Leptolyngbya iicbica LK and encodes:
- a CDS encoding response regulator transcription factor, with translation MRILLVEDDRHLSASLAEALEAMRYTVDVATDGETAWQHMRLMPYDLMLMDVTLPCLDGLALCQRMRSHSIHAPVLMLTARDTRQDKIAGLDAGADAYMVKPFDLAELTAQIRALLRRGQTSATTTLTWGALRLNPNTYEVTYGDTPLRLTPKEFAILNLLMRHGRRVLSRYFMLESIWPMDDPPGEETVKAHLKSLRKKLHKAGAPRNFVETVHGLGYRLMEV
- a CDS encoding CHASE domain-containing sensor histidine kinase, giving the protein MVRLLRYFPTALILGLGLVLTLAATAWVERWERLSRQSEFQKQTNNLTTALQRTTNRYTELLLSISDLYDAANNEVDDAAFRRFVNRAVTTYPGIQALEWAPQVTQPERANYEQQLSQLTDGDRTFITERDEQTGQLIPAEQRDRYVPVTFLEPIPSNEPALGYDLASDETRRIALEQARDTGAIAATGRIQLVQETNENQYGFLVFAPIYEAPTVSLADRQSKILGYVLGVFRVADVVEESLRDLDYDIDFYILDQTAQPSEQLLGVYQTASRSVSAEPQKITILETNSALCAVPADCIQTIQLGQREWQIVFVPSSMQTFLWGTVATLVIGLLLTATVLIYVARWQSELQRTRELSDLKLRLFSMASHELRTPLSIISVSAQSLAANLNELSPEKRASSLDRIQVAAQRMGKLVNDMLTLTRAEAGKLEFNPEIIALEPFCQQLYEQIHLKAGQTLLRAGNATHSQIFADKSLLSSILLNLLSNAAKYSPEHSSIRLMIHQEKTAVCFQVVDQGIGILPEERSAILDAFYRGENVGAVSGTGLGLAVVKTCVDIHQGTLAIASNADGGTTVTVWLPQVE